One genomic window of Cannabis sativa cultivar Pink pepper isolate KNU-18-1 chromosome 2, ASM2916894v1, whole genome shotgun sequence includes the following:
- the LOC115721343 gene encoding cyclin-L1-1, giving the protein MIYTAIDTFYLTHDQLQNSPSRKDNIDEPTETTLRIYGCDLIQESGILLRLPQAVMATAQVLFHRFYCKKSFARFNVKKVAASCVWLAAKLEECPRKARQVIIVFHRMECRRENLPIEHLDPFSKKYSDLKMELSRTERHILKEMGFICHVEHPHKFISNYLATLETPPELTQEAWNLANDSLRTTLCVRFKSEVVACGVVYAAARRFQVSLPENPPWWKAFDAEKSGIDEVCKVLAHLYSLPKAQYLPVCKDGDSFTFSNKSWDSHSQPLPKVVPKSSPSVDGDTVSKAPPSVSSDKITDSNKNVTAEGETGEELMHKSKPERRTDVSGDRSKERERDRERERDRIRSRDRDRGRDSDRERDREEPERDRDKARERRHRSKDRASGGGPSDKSRHHSSRGSYPSREKDRYRHH; this is encoded by the exons ATGATTTATACTGCGATCGATACCTTCTATCTCACCCATGATCAACTCCAGAATTCTCCAtccagaaaagataatataGATGAACCCACCGAAACTACTCTCAGAATCTATGGCTGCGATCTCATTCAAGAAAGCGGCATTTTGCTGCGATT GCCCCAAGCTGTAATGGCGACTGCCCAGGTTTTGTTCCATCGTTTTTATTGCAAGAAGTCTTTTGCTCGCTTCAATGTCAAG AAAGTTGCAGCTAGTTGTGTGTGGCTTGCTGCAAAACTAGAGGAGTGCCCAAGAAAAGCCAGACAGGTTATAATTGTTTTCCACAGAATGGAATGTAGGAGGGAGAATTTACCCATAGAGCATTTGGACCCTTTTTCTAAG AAATACTCCGATTTAAAGATGGAGCTGAGTAGAACAGAAAGACATATCTTGAAAGAGATGGGCTTCATTTGCCATGTTGAACATCCTCATAAGTTCATATCAAATTACCTAGCTACGCTTGAAACACCTCCAGAGTTGACACAAGAAGCATGGAATCTGGCAAATGACAG CTTACGTACTACCTTATGCGTTCGATTTAAGAGCGAGGTAGTAGCTTGTGGGGTAGTATATGCGGCTGCTCGTAGGTTTCAAGTGTCCCTTCCTGAGAATCCACCATGGTGGAAGGCATTTGATGCAGAAAAATCAGGGATTGATGAAGTTTGCAAGGTTCTTGCTCACCTCTACAGCCTTCCCAAGGCACAGTACTTACCAGTGTGCAAGGATGGTGATTCATTTACATTTTCTAACAAGTCATGGGATTCTCATTCTCAGCCTCTTCCGAAG GTTGTTCCAAAGAGTAGTCCATCAGTTGATGGTGATACTGTCTCCAAGGCTCCTCCATCAGTATCCAGTGACAAGATAACAGACTCGAATAAGAATGTGACTGCTGAAGGAGAGACAGGAGAGGAATTGATGCACAAATCCAAGCCCGAGCGTAGAACAGATGTCAGTGGAGATAGGAGCAAGGAAAGAGAAAGAGATagggaaagagagagggataggATAAGGTCTCGGGATCGTGATAGGGGCAGGGATTCTGACCGAGAAAGAGATAGAGAGGAGCCCGAAAGGGACAGAGATAAGGCTAGGGAACGACGCCATCGTTCCAAGGATAGAGCTTCAG GTGGAGGGCCTTCAGATAAATCAAGACATCACTCATCaagag GTTCTTATCCCTCAAGAGAGAAGGATCGATATAGACACCATTAA